Proteins encoded together in one Gigantopelta aegis isolate Gae_Host chromosome 8, Gae_host_genome, whole genome shotgun sequence window:
- the LOC121378196 gene encoding uncharacterized protein LOC121378196 isoform X1 yields the protein MTCLDSGQRLLAYLHPQFEDEDDRKKTFEYWPCLPQTEEQLVEAGFYFTGQVSTEGPVHTVNPGKPHLDMLSISAALECNYSIEQIREAVLRFFMLSRGQYPNTAILLGLLQATDRNFNMLQQQRQRTHIKDTELQKEKETSRTAECRLVREQQTHRALVEGQAAVIQIHRQQLENKQQIEKNQKEMIRRLAGELQKVG from the exons ATGACATGTTTAGATAGTGGACAAAGATTGTTGGCGTATCTGCATCCACAGTTTGAAGATGAAGACGATAGGAAAAAGACATTTGAATATTGGCCGTGTCTCCCACAGACTGAAGAACAACTGGTAGAAGCAGGATTTTACTTCACTG GTCAAGTCAGTACCGAGGGTCCAGTTCACACAGTTAACCCAGGAAAACCACATCTTGACATGTTGTCCATTTCCGCAGCCTTGGAATGTAATTACAGCATTGAACAAATTCGTGAAGCCGTCCTTAGATTTTTCATGTTGTCTC GTGGTCAGTACCCGAACACAGCCATCCTGCTGGGACTGCTACAAGCTACAGACAGAAACTTTAACATGCTACAACAGCAACGACAGAGAACTCACATTAAGGATACAGAGCTGCAGAAGGAAAAAGAAACATCGCGCACAGCCGAGTGTCGACTTGTGAGAGAGCAGCAGACGCACCGCGCTCTGGTCGAGGGTCAGGCGGCCGTCATACAGATTCACAGGCAGCAGCTGGAGAACAAGCAGCAGATTGAGAAGAACCAGAAGGAGATGATCAGACGTCTGGCGGGCGAGTTACAGAAAGTCGGGTGA
- the LOC121378196 gene encoding uncharacterized protein LOC121378196 isoform X2, which produces MTCLDSGQRLLAYLHPQFEDEDDRKKTFEYWPCLPQTEEQLVEAGFYFTGQVSTEGPVHTVNPGKPHLDMLSISAALECGQYPNTAILLGLLQATDRNFNMLQQQRQRTHIKDTELQKEKETSRTAECRLVREQQTHRALVEGQAAVIQIHRQQLENKQQIEKNQKEMIRRLAGELQKVG; this is translated from the exons ATGACATGTTTAGATAGTGGACAAAGATTGTTGGCGTATCTGCATCCACAGTTTGAAGATGAAGACGATAGGAAAAAGACATTTGAATATTGGCCGTGTCTCCCACAGACTGAAGAACAACTGGTAGAAGCAGGATTTTACTTCACTG GTCAAGTCAGTACCGAGGGTCCAGTTCACACAGTTAACCCAGGAAAACCACATCTTGACATGTTGTCCATTTCCGCAGCCTTGGAAT GTGGTCAGTACCCGAACACAGCCATCCTGCTGGGACTGCTACAAGCTACAGACAGAAACTTTAACATGCTACAACAGCAACGACAGAGAACTCACATTAAGGATACAGAGCTGCAGAAGGAAAAAGAAACATCGCGCACAGCCGAGTGTCGACTTGTGAGAGAGCAGCAGACGCACCGCGCTCTGGTCGAGGGTCAGGCGGCCGTCATACAGATTCACAGGCAGCAGCTGGAGAACAAGCAGCAGATTGAGAAGAACCAGAAGGAGATGATCAGACGTCTGGCGGGCGAGTTACAGAAAGTCGGGTGA